From Dehalococcoidia bacterium, a single genomic window includes:
- the rsmH gene encoding 16S rRNA (cytosine(1402)-N(4))-methyltransferase RsmH: MLLELERIESATGIHVPVMVEEVLEALAVIPGGRYVDCTVGTGGHAEAILEAASPGGLLLGLDVDADALEVAARRLERFGPDVRLVKANYRDLMAVCRSYNFVPVHGVLFDLGLSSFQLAHPQRGFSFQMEGPLDMRFNQTQDLRAHDLVNKLPEKELADIIWRYGEERQARRIARAIVRARPIHTTVELAEVVARAVGRASGRIHPATRTFQALRIAVNQELENLEVALYQAVQVLGKGGRLVIISYHSLEDRVVKRFLWQEARDCICPPGSPVCQCGHRATLRVVSRGPMRPSPQEVERNPRARSARMRVAERL, translated from the coding sequence ATGCTTTTGGAGCTAGAGCGCATAGAGTCCGCCACCGGCATCCACGTGCCCGTCATGGTGGAGGAGGTGCTGGAGGCTCTGGCGGTCATCCCCGGCGGTCGGTATGTCGACTGCACCGTAGGCACGGGCGGACACGCCGAGGCCATCTTGGAGGCCGCCTCTCCAGGCGGGCTCCTCCTCGGGCTGGACGTGGACGCCGATGCCCTGGAGGTGGCGGCACGCCGGCTGGAGCGCTTCGGGCCGGACGTGCGGCTGGTGAAGGCCAATTACCGCGACCTCATGGCCGTGTGCCGTTCTTACAACTTCGTGCCCGTGCATGGTGTCCTCTTCGATCTAGGCCTCTCCTCCTTCCAGCTGGCCCATCCCCAGCGAGGGTTCAGCTTTCAAATGGAGGGCCCCCTGGACATGCGCTTCAACCAGACCCAGGACCTGAGGGCCCATGACTTGGTGAACAAGCTCCCGGAGAAGGAGCTGGCTGACATCATCTGGCGCTATGGGGAGGAGAGGCAGGCCCGGCGCATTGCCCGGGCCATCGTGCGCGCCCGGCCCATCCATACCACCGTGGAGCTGGCAGAGGTGGTGGCGCGGGCTGTGGGGCGGGCTAGCGGCCGCATCCACCCCGCCACCCGTACCTTCCAGGCCCTGCGTATCGCTGTGAACCAGGAGTTGGAGAATCTGGAGGTGGCGCTGTACCAGGCCGTGCAGGTGCTGGGCAAGGGTGGGAGGCTGGTGATCATCTCCTATCACTCCCTGGAGGACCGGGTGGTGAAGCGGTTCCTGTGGCAGGAGGCCCGCGACTGCATCTGCCCACCCGGCTCCCCCGTCTGCCAATGTGGACACAGGGCCACTTTGCGTGTGGTGAGCCGTGGGCCTATGCGCCCATCACCCCAAGAGGTGGAGAGGAACCCACGGGCCAGGAGCGCCCGCATGCGAGTGGCGGAGAGGTTGTGA
- a CDS encoding cell division/cell wall cluster transcriptional repressor MraZ: MGGTEKGMVFRGTYEYSMDDRGRVPIPARYRHLFSDGLKLTLSPDGCVEVWTNEGFESMEARVMAEPATTLRGRRLRRGFSVRSWDAELDRQGRILIPQYLREKAQLEGNVIVAGRIECLEIWNPKRWEEEMAQVEATYREELESLR, from the coding sequence GTGGGAGGGACGGAGAAAGGGATGGTCTTTCGCGGCACTTACGAGTACTCCATGGACGATCGGGGCCGAGTCCCCATACCTGCGCGCTATCGTCATCTCTTTAGCGATGGCCTCAAGCTGACCCTCAGCCCCGATGGATGTGTAGAGGTGTGGACCAACGAGGGCTTTGAGAGCATGGAGGCACGGGTGATGGCGGAGCCAGCCACCACCCTCAGGGGGAGGCGCCTTCGCCGCGGCTTCTCCGTCCGCTCTTGGGACGCAGAGCTGGACCGCCAGGGGCGCATTCTTATTCCCCAATACCTGAGGGAGAAGGCGCAGCTGGAAGGGAACGTCATCGTGGCTGGGCGCATCGAATGCCTCGAGATATGGAACCCTAAGCGATGGGAGGAGGAGATGGCCCAGGTGGAGGCCACTTACCGTGAGGAGCTGGAATCTCTGAGGTAG
- a CDS encoding septum formation initiator family protein has translation MASVRQRARVQVPWLPRWWLGVPGAIVAATLVLGGASLLPLSSVVGSSSARGEVERLRKEKRELEAQVQELEAQVAYLASLQRIEKEAKERLGMVPPEEVIYLEVDVPAPPSPEVPPQLAPRVEEKGSGRPWWHRILELPLIR, from the coding sequence ATGGCTAGCGTGCGCCAACGTGCGCGGGTCCAAGTCCCTTGGCTGCCTCGCTGGTGGCTGGGGGTTCCGGGGGCCATTGTGGCTGCTACCTTGGTGTTGGGGGGAGCGTCCCTTCTGCCCCTCTCCAGCGTCGTGGGCTCCTCCTCTGCTCGGGGAGAGGTGGAGCGTCTGCGCAAAGAGAAGAGGGAGCTGGAGGCGCAGGTGCAAGAGCTAGAGGCCCAGGTGGCCTATCTGGCCTCCCTTCAAAGGATAGAGAAGGAGGCCAAGGAGCGCCTCGGCATGGTGCCGCCGGAGGAGGTGATATACCTGGAGGTGGACGTGCCGGCTCCTCCCTCCCCCGAGGTCCCTCCTCAATTGGCCCCTCGGGTGGAGGAGAAGGGGTCAGGTCGTCCCTGGTGGCATAGGATTCTGGAGTTGCCCCTCATACGCTAG